TTTCGTTTGtgtttatttgttatatttttatcccactcttcttccatGGAGTTAGGGGAGGATATATGGTCCTCCtcagttttattctcacaactccaagactgagagagagagggtaACTGGCCTAATTAACCTAGTGAACCTTATGGTTtaggtgggatttgaacccaggtctcttcaTAGTCCATCCTTCTTAACCATTATTACACACTGTCAACAGACTGGCAGAAGTATAAATGATTGTCTCCCAAATGCAATAAgacttttttgcttgtttgttttgcagttgcACCCACGAATTGATGCTAGGAGATCGGATGAAAATCTTGGAATGCTTCTGATAGAATTTTTTGAACTCTATGGAAGAAATTTTAATTACTTGAAAACCGGTATTAGGATAAAAAATGGAGGTGCCTATATTGCCAAAGAAGAAATCCTGAAAGCCATGACTTATGGTTATCGCCCATCCATGTTGTGTATTGAAGATCCTCTCTTGCCTGGTGAGAGAATGAAGGCCACTAACCGGTCTTTCATTAAAAAAGTTGATTTTGCACTGAGcttgaaggtatctgaagaatgTTTCAAAATGTGCTCCTAGCACTTGTTTTTAAATAGTTGTCTCAAAACAACCCTTTAACTTGCCTCAGTCTTTGAATTCTTTTACAGAATGAAAATCTTTGGTGTTCTCTTTGCCCTGTCTCCACTGTGGGCACTCAGGAATTGTTGGTAGTATGTTGTACTGTTGAATATTCATCACTGATATAAGAAGGATAATGCAAAAATGTTTGATAACAGAAATCCCAAATTTATCTTATGCGTGACTGGGTTTATTAATGTAGCACCTGTCTGCCTGCCCTCTATTCCCCCGCCCCCCGAGTTGGTTCATGGACAGCTCTGTAATTCATCTGAATTGTAGCTTTTTGATTGGTCACGTTTGGCAGCTTACACAGCTGCACAATGCTGCAGCGTGAACTAGTAAAATTATGCAACTTTGCTAGGATGAGTAGTGATTATTTTGTTGCAGAAGGTGGTTCTTCAATGTGGGTAATCTTgaacagctccccccacccatctgtaaAACCAAGTCAAACAGAGATTACTAGATGATGCTGTAGGGCCAATTgtcaaatttattttttttaaaaaatcggttGGTCCCGTCAGCATATACGAAGTCTTTTTAAAGGTGTAATATTGCTGATCTAACAAAATTACACAGCTTGTCACTAAAAACGTCTTACTGGATTGGAATACAAGCAACATaatccccatttttttaaaaaaatgaaagcaggcAATTACAGGCCAACTAGCCAAGCATCTGTCCTCAGTAAATCAATCAAAAGTACTATTAAATGGAATTATTACGCATTCAGGAAGAAGACTCAGCACAAGCAGGACTTCTCAGAGTGGATTCCCAATCAGCCTTTTGGAGTTCTCTGAAAATGTCAAGTGTCCTCTCGACTCATATACGTCTTCCAAGGATCCTTAGTACCTGTGAGACGAGAAGACAGGTCCTGTTAATGGATCAATAACTGGTTAACAATTATAGACAGAAGTAAATAGACTGCACTCACAGAAGGCTGCTGGcttaacagcatggtgtagtggttaagagcagtggtttggagcagtggagtctgatctggagaacctggtttgattccccactcttccacatgagtggtggacactaatctgatgaactggatttgtttccccactcctccacacaaagccagctgggtgaccttgggcaagttacagctctgttagagctctctcagtcccccctacctcacagggtgtctgttgtggggaggggaagggaaggtgattgtaatccagtttgagtctccctttagtggtagaagaagtcgacatataaaaaccaactcttcttcttaacatcAGCTATTGGTTATGACAGCTTAATGGAGCCTCACTGTTCAGAGACAGTGTACACGTTAATACCAGTTATGAGGGAACAACAGCAAGTGAGGGCTATAGTTTTAAGGCCAAGCTTCTGATCTTCCCAGGGGCATCTGATTTCCTAGAATGGGGAAGAAAATGTCAGACtaaatggacctttggtctgatccagcggagTTCTCTCTTGCTTAAATTTCTGTGAAACATCAGGGAAGAAGGGAGGCACGTGAGTTATTaagggcctggcaagcctggatggcccagatcattttggtcagatcttggaagctaagcagggtcaaccctggttagtacttggataggagacctcccaggaataccaggggcgtaatgcagaggcaggtgatggcaaaccacctctgaatgttcctTACcataaaaaccctacagggtcaccataagtcagctgcaacttgacggtatAGCCTCTGTTATCATAGTAGGGAACTGTTGTATTTTATGCCTCTAGGTTTGAATAGAGAGCATTTTTGGCATGTGATGGTCTTCTGCTGAGTAAACTGTTCTCTCCTATTTTAAGGAGGCATTGTGGAAAATGAAATAACTTGTTAAATTGTATGGCTGCATTGATCAACAGTAGTGGCTGGAAAACAGCAGATGGAGCAATATGACAGTCAGTGCCTGTGGGGGATCACTTGTGTGGAGGAAGCCAGTCACCCTTCCCCCTGCTGTATGCTTCGAGTTTTAATGTAGGGTGAGTGGCTACAAGAAACCCCAACAGGCAGGAGTCTTGTGGTTCCTCAGAAACTAATAAAATTCTATTCTAGCATCAGCCTTTTGCGGGCTGTACTCCACAACACTTCAAGTTGGACtcaatattttgttagtcttgaaggtgccacaagacccctatttgtttttgctgcctcaaactaacatggccacccacccccaccagtATACAAACACAGAAGTATGCTTTAATGGCCAACTGTCAGAATGAAAGATGGGTATAGGTGAATCTTACCCATTTTTCAATTTAATTGTTACAGGAAATGATGTTGGCAGAAGTTCTTATGGTGCCATTCAAGTCAAGCAAGTTTTTGATTATGCCTACATTGTACTGAGCCATGCCGTGTCTCCGCTTGCAAGATCATATCCTAACAGAGATTCTGAAAGGTAATCTCTTCCTCTGTGCATGTTGTTCATTGCTTAGGAAACGTGCACTGACTTGACTTTGCACCTCTGCACTAACGGTCTTTTTAACTGGCTCTGTAACTGATGTTGTGCAGAGAACTGCATGGCTAGATTTGGCAGCTTCTCTGATCCATGTTATGCACTGCCTTTTAAATCACTTTGGGCTTTGTAATACAGTCCAAGAGAATTAGGGGGCAGCTGATAAAAGCACCATGAAATGCAGGCAAGGCCTTTTGGACAGCTAAAGAGGCTTTGTGGTTGCAGCCTTCCCTCTATGAATCAGTGTAGCTCAAGCAGAAGAATTCTGCTTCAGTGTTTGTGGCCAGGTGTCTTACATGGGTCAATGTTTCTCTTCCAGTACTTTGGGAAGAATCATCAAAGTGACGCAGGAAGTGATTGATTACAGAGCTTGGATTAAAAAGAAATGGGGCAGCAAAGTTAACTTGCCAGCTGATCTTGGTGAGTGGAGGGATTCATTTAAAAACGTCTGTTTACATTTTTTTGTGAATAGCTGACAAAGAATTTTTCATACACGGTGACTCAGTTCAGACATCTCTCTTACCAAACCAGGTTCACCGCCACTTGCTTTCTTTTTCTATCTGCTTAGGAGTTCAGCCTTGAAGAACACTGTGGTCTCTAGAGGCGGAGCCACAACTGTGAATTGTAAAGTTAAAATGTTGACAAATCGTAGCTAGTAAACTTAATTCAAAGTGTGGTTTCCATTTCTCGCTTGCTGGTTTACTGCAAATGATAGTTTGTCATCACAGACATTACACCAAACTGTGGTAAAGCCATGTGTCATGGCTAACTTGAATCATGCAGGGCAGTTATCACTTTGTGGTAActgcctagtgttgccaacctaaAACTTAGAGATTGCTTTCTGTAATGTAAAAGTTGATGCTTTTATATACAAAGCTAACCGCTGAGTGTCCATGCTAGCAGATATCCAGATGAAAAAGGCAGAGCTGCTTTCTCCGTCAACTGCAGCCCAGAACAGAGATGCTGAATCGCTCTATAGCCAGCGTTTGCCACTGTCATTCATTGGTACCCAGCAGTTGTCATCAGGTTCATCCACCTCTTCCGTGTCATCTCTTTCTGGCAGTGATATCGTAAGTTCCCCTTACCTGGCCACTTTCTGCTTGTGTCTAGCTTAATTTTAGTGTCATGCAATGTTAGTGTAAGGTTACAAATTGTACTAGTACTTCTGTAACATTCATGTTACAGTTAGCTAAgattgaaaggttttttttaacttaactttCTTTAAAACCTGATGGTTTAAAAGACTGAATGCTCTTTAGAATGCCTGTGTTCCCTCCATAACACTTGGTGCTGCTTAGCCAGTCATTCCTCTTAATCAGTTCCCCCAAAACCTGCATtctggaaagaaaatattttgtttcctGGAATGCAGGAGGAACATTTTCATGAGCTGTTCCCTATTTCTAAAGGAGCACCTGCTGTGCTGATTGTTGCCTCAACAAATGTACTCTGACAGTATCAGACTGCAAGATGCAGAAATAAAATACAGACTTTTTTTCAGAACCTGAATTTGCTGTGTTCCTATGCCAGAGATCTGTTAATTGTGGCAGGGAATCAATGCAGCATTAACCTGCTTAAAGCAGAAAGCAAGAGGGTTTCCCCCTTAGCCTAGATTTGTGCCATTCAAATAATAATCATATATTTTGAAATTATTTAAGTCCCAGGATGCCATGTTTGCTCAAAAGGAAGGTGACCCTGAATGCAAGATGACCCTCCCCAAAGAAGttatacagccccccccccatttttttaactGGACATagctgtaacttgtatgcaaatataagatgaccttttcatttttttattacaTACTTGGGCAAAACCCTAGTCTTAATATTGGAGTAAATACCTCTAatctggatatcccaggctagcctgatcttgtctcagaagttaagcaaggtcgaccctggttagtatttgcatgggtgacctccaaggaataccagggttgtgatgtggaggcaggcagcggcaaatCACCtcagaacgcctcttgccttgaaaaccatacggggtcaccataagtcagctgtgacttgacggcaaaaaaacctGGAGTAAATATTGTTTGCAGGAGTTACACAGTCATTGACTATGACCAGTCTTTCCTCCAGGTCAAGGTCCATCTCTGCAGAGACTCCCATCACCTCTGTGCCTTCCCTTTGGTAACACAGACGGCTGGTTTGCATGTTGAGTTCACAAGACATACGTTGTTTCTTTGAAGAAGAGTTCAAATATTAAAATAGGACTGTTAGAAGAGACAACTTCCTTTATCTTCTGCAGCTCGGCATTAATTGATACACTGCTGTTTTTAAATGAGTAGTCAAAATTACATtgccttatttttaaaagaaccttctatcccctcccctttctgtgtCACAAGGATTCGGATACTCCACCTTCCACAACTCCTAGTGTGTACCACTTGAATCTGCAAGCTCCTTCTCAGTTTACCGTTGGTTTACCACCTACATTGCCTGTACCAAGTGGCAAAACTCAGTCTGTGCCTGCAAGAAACTTGATTATGGCAACTAATAATCAGGTATGTGCTGTCTGGTGGACGTCCTCCAATAATTAGATTGTGGTTGCTGTCGAACAGTGGGGGTACGTGTATTATGTCCATGCTACTCttgtttaggagccccgtggcgcagagtggtaagctgcagtattgcagtccaaactctgctcatgacctgagttcgataccaacggaagttggtttcaggtagccggctcaaggtcgactcagccttccatccttgcgaggtcggtaaaatgagtatccagcttgctgggggtaaagggaagatgactggggaaggccctggcaaaccacccctcaaacaaagtctgcctagtgaacatcgggatgtgatgtcaccccatgggtcaggaatgacccagtgcttgcacaggggacctttacctttactcttGTTTAGGAAGTGTTCTAGACTGTACTTTCTTGAAGCCTGTAGTAACTTTGCACAGATGAAGGCAGAGTGTCTTTGTCTTTCATGCTTGCAAGTACATGCATTGAAAAGCTGTGATATGGCTCTGTCCTGGATGAAGGCTGAGAGGCAAAGCTGGTGAAATGTGTGGGTTTTAGTCAGTCCGTAACCTTGAACTCTTCTTATGTTTCCAGCAGCACAGTGGGATGAAGTTTTCCTTGAAAGGAGCTCACGGTCATAACCAGGGCAGCGAATACAATTCTACCAGCAACGGAATCATGAGGCAGCCAGTGAGCAACAGAGGTCACCACCAATATAACCGTAACATCTGGAGAAGAAAGAAGCATAGAGACAGTTTGCCGATTAGCCTTAGCAGATAATGGCCAATGTCAGGGTGTCCGCTTTAGACGCAGCCACGGAGTGGGATgtcaggctgggggagggggctccagACCAGCACTGAGTGCATCAGTTTGAGGATGTTGCCAAATATCTGCATCCAACATTTGCATGTTTCTTTGTGTGGTGGTGGAGTCCATCTAAAAAGAAATTTATTGTGCTTATCTGTGAAGCCGTATACCATGTGGAAGTTTGTCTTCTGCCTATCCATGATGTACTACAGTGCCGAAGCAGCCCTGGTGCGAATGCTGTGTGAGGACCATGAATGCCACGGCACTTGTACTGTAGCTGCATTCGCTTGTTGTGGGGTTTTCCTTGTTTTGTCAGACAAATGACGAACTTTAATTTTCCCTTGTAGGAGATATTTGTCACTTTGTTcgctgctttccccctttttttgttccaCCTTCTTTGTTTGCTTTTCCTGTATCAAAACATAACTTTTGTGCAATAACTCCAAATATTTTAACTTGCATAATGGTATGATTAAGTTATGCTTAAGGGATGGAGaattggaggggggagaggattctttcagttttgtttttgcttctagAGATCCTTTCCCAGATTGCGTTTTCTAAGTTGGGTTCACGGTTCTGGTGAAGTTGTTCAAGGAACTCCATCATGTTGCTGATACAGTAGATTTCTTAACTTACAGTGGAACTGCTAATTTGTCTTAcgtttttatttcaaaaagtaTTAAGTTCCAAAATATTTTGACTGTTCCTTTTAATCCAATCATTATTTGGCACCAATTTGGCTCTGTCTAAGGAGTTTTGGGGCACAATCCAGTAACCTTGTCCAAGTCTTCAACAAGGATGGCAGAGCAGGACCTCTCACCCAGTTGTGATTTTAGTTTATTAAAAaggccttttttttgttttttggtcagAGCAAGTTCCAAACATTTTACAGATGCTTAGTTATGATTTTCACTCTTATTGGGTTCAAGCAACATTGCTAGCTAAAATAGCCAACCTAaggattggggagaaaggaatcTCGTTGGTTCTACTGAGGAATCTGCATTGCGGTGTGCATTAATTCTGTCAGGAGCAAATGCCTGAAAGGTACACTTCAGATTCTCCATgcttttaaagtaattttttgTTGTCTTGCAGAAAGGGCTTCGCCCAGTGCTCTGTGCACATTGTGCACATTCACTCACTCTGATGTATACAGGTATACTATGCAAGTGTATATCGCCATGATAACTCTTAACTTTTTGTAAAGCAAAAAATGTACATGCTTCCTAGccctgagtttttaaaaagcacctcATTGCCATTGGTAAcatattttcacacacacacccttttaaaaaataaataaataaatgaaagttcTTAAATCTCCAGAGCACTGTACTAGTAGTTATGCTTGAACTGGGAGCTTGGAAAGAATATTTAAACAGAACCTTGATCTTCTTCTGTCTTTCTGATATGCAGAAACAAATGTTCTTAAAAACTGATCTTTGAATGTTTGAGATGGAATTATTCCTGTGAAAGTAAGCTTTAATATCTCCTCGGACACTGGCGCGGCACACGCTAAAGAAACCTGTCAAAATGGAACACGAAAGCTTTTGGGTCCATAAGAGAGGAGAATGCGACATTCCAAACTATAGAGTAGCACATACCATCTGCACTTCATCTTGATCCAGAGTTAATCACAGTCGCAACTTTAAAATTCTATAACTGTTTATTAAGCATTCACATTAGTATTGGATGTACGCTGCTGTTTTGATATTACCGGGCCAGCATCTGTTGGGAAAGGCAAGTCTGCGAGTACAAAATTTCTTTGACAGGCAAAAATGAATAGTTGCAAATGCACAGTGTGTCAGCTGAGCAATCGGCAGTGGGAAATAAACTTACTCATTAAGCTATCTGATGTTAATTTGGGGATAACACTTGAACATCTGGGCTGTTCAGCATCAGGTCCAAAGGACATGTTGAAAAGCAGTTTCGAGGGACCCTGTGAAGCAGCCCTGAATTTGGCAGTATCTGCATCATAACTGCTCAAGGCGCCACAACCAGAGGAGGAAAGTACATGAGTGCGCACACTTTCCTGGTAGATACGCCACAAATATTCTAGATGAATAATAACTGATGAGCATGTGGACAATGATTGCATTTTAAATTGCCAAGATCTCAGTCCTTTTGGATGCCTATCTTTTTTGCCTTGCCTGCTTGCTTTCTTTAACTTCGCAGAAGGTTTTAAACAGATGCTGGCACAAGAAAACAATGAAGCTTGAATAAGCCAATATTCAAGGGCTGATACACAGATCTGTACCATTTCTACATGCTAGCAATATTGAATATGAACCTTCATTACAGAAACCTCAGTGTCTGAAGTAGTGTTCATCTTTAAAAACAGGATAGGTTTAAGAGAAGCAGGTATCATGTTCCATTAAAGTCATGGTGAACCAATAAATTGCACTGGCTACCACGTGGGTTATGTTCTATAGCACTGTGGACAGCTGTTTAAGATATCATGTTATTCTTTTTGTGTGTATAACGATGTGGGaagctaaaatacatatttttatgtGAAATTTTGTATTCTTTGATTTTTAATAAACTTTCAAGGCCAGTTGTgtcaggtgatttttttttaaacctgtggCTAATCTTtaacctttgttttatttttgcagttttttaaaaagcacataatAAGCAATTAACTGCCTTGGTGGATGAGATTTAAAGGTCCATTTACTCCAGCATTCAGTTTGAAACAGAAGCTGGCCAATGTCTCTGGGAGGGCTGCCCCCTCTGTTCAGCTTCAGCATCTGGCACTGAGGTCCGCTTGCCCCTAAGCAAGGgagtgaaaagtgccgtcaaatgCCTGCCAAAACAAAGCCCTTGACATCTAGCCTGTCAGGGAAAATAGCAGTGCTAAGGAGAACTATGCGCACAGACCACCGCCATGAGGTAAGGTTAGGCTGCACGCGTGTGGCTGGTCCAAGGTGATCCAGCAAGCTTAATGGCATTGTGGGAGGACTTGAACCCAGCCCTctcggatcctagtctgacacttaacCATGAAAGGGCTATACTGTGCTGACAACTTGCAACCTGAAATGGGACAAGTTTGGCAAAGCATTACCACTTGGGCTTGAGAAACAGGATCCAGGGAGGGCTAtgcagttttaattttttaatttttacttgTTACCATTGTCCAGAGCAAGAAGCCAGGCTGAACATATCTCCATGATGAcacctttcctttcttctctgcAAGTGAATGTTTGCCACTAATTCCTATGGAGAAAATACAATATGGGATGGTGCTGTGTCAAGGGTAAAAATCTAGCTATGAAATAGGGTAGGTTGGTCACCAGTGTCAAGAAAACaattcttcggggggggggggaatgcattgcTCCCTGTAAGCTCTTCCAGATATAGACTCCTTTACATGTACTTACCTCTGTACTAAAAAGCATTTTGCTCACTGCATTTAAGAGGAGAGGAGGACAACATTGAGGGGAAGCTAAATTTATAAACTCCAAATAGTTCTAACACTCCCATGGGCAGGCCTGGTCAAAGGTGGGGATCATGGCAGTGGTTTTCCTTCTTTCCCATGGAGAGGTCTGCAGCCactctgtagtggttaagagtggcagactcttatctggagaacagggttcaattccccactcctccacatgaagcctcttgggtgaccttgagctagtcatggttctctccaaactcagccccacctacttcacaaggtgtctgttgcggggagaggaagggaaggcaattgtaagccgataTGCAAttctacttaaaggtagagaaaatcggggtataaaaaccaactcttcttacaaGGCTGCTACTGGGAAGAGTTGTATTGTGAACCAGATAAGGGAAACTGTCATGTTGGAACATGGGGGAGAGACAGTCTCATAGATATCAAGGTCtaaggtcatgaagggctttgtatgtgattgcCAGTTCTTTAAATTGAGCCCTGTAAATGATAGGCAGCCAGTggtgtgactgcagaatgggagtgacaCGTGCTCCAtgtagctcccaataatagctgagCCATAGCATTCTGCATCAagtagagtttccaaattgattttgaggggagaccaatgtatcaCATTAGTCTCGATGTTACAGTGGTgaggatccaggtggccaggtcagctgtatcaaggtaaggggcaaTTGTACGAACCAGGCTAACATGAGAAATCCCTGATTAAATCCCTTGGAGTTTTCTGTAATATTAAAAAACAGCTGGGTGGGCCTTTGGGTTAGGAGTGTGGGGAAGGGGTTAAGTTTCCCTGCTTGCCTCTTCCCCTATAGAAATCCTCCAGTCATTTGAAGTATATAAGCACTGGCAATCTGAATTgaaatattttatccattctgatTGCTCTGTGAAGCAAATCCCCTTCTCCTGTGCTAGTTTTGTCTCCAGGCAGCCTGGACCCTTTCATGACATGAAGCTAAATGACATCATGCAgtcaataacatcccattatgCCTCTATTaaggggacaggacttttttttctctgggctattggcaaccctagcaaaaacACTTGGGGCTTTCGTCTTGCATCGCCCTCCAGTGCTACCTGTAGATAACATAGTGCCAATGAGATATTGATGTAATAAATGTATTACAGATGCAGTATTTAATTATGATTTATGTTCCATGAGAGAATCCTGAGGTTAGGAATTACTGGCACCTCCCCTAGTCAATTATACTCCAATATCTGCTCCGATGCTTTGTCCTTATCGAAGAAGATGCTTCCATTCTTCAGCCTCTCAGATGGGGGGTCGGCATCTGTTCCCAGATCCTTTTTTGGGCACCAAAGTTCTTTTGACTCTGCCCTGTCAGCAGATATAAGAGTGAGTTGCAGTTCTGAATTCTCCACAATCTGTCCTGATTCGCTTTGCGTTTTAGATGTCATACTAGAGGGGTCGGGGATCATATCCCTCGCTTCTTTTAACAGACGGGAAGAAGAGGTCGAGACCCTAATGATGATTTATTAGTAACCATGAATGCTGACTCTCTGGAAAGGCAAACCTGCTTCCATTACGGTCAATGGTGAAaggatgtgaaagagctctgtaCCGTTGTTGGTGACTAGATCTACAGGATGTATTCCTGACTCACAGGTATGGTATCTTAATAGAAATAGTAACGCAAAGTAAAGAGGCAGCTTTGTTGAATCTtgaagattctttttattgctaacttCAATATATTAAAAAGTGAGTCTCAAAGAATAAGATAGAGTATAACAGAATATTGGCAAATCACAACCGGCTATTACAAAGATTTGCACAAGAGTATACAGATCATAACATGCACAAAATACAATTCTATACGTACCAACACACAGCATGGAAGGTCTGAGAAAGATCTACAAAGTTTAAACAATTTCAGCCCCATTTTATACCTTTTAACATGGGAAACTTAATCTGTGGTTATACATCACGATCTTCTCATAACATCTTCTCAAAACAATGTTATCCTTCTAAAACCTCATAACATCATTTAACTTTCACACTTTACAAGGTTTTCTTTACATGGCCAGGGGCAAGGTTTGCTGATACAGATCTGCACAAATAGATAATCAGATCTTCAATGTCAAGCCCATTAATTATAATATGGTGAGAAAGTCACAGAAAGGATGCTTGAAGCATCTTGTAAAAACAGCAATATTCAAAGGGACCATTGCTTGGCTTTGTTATCTTTTGTTGACATTATAGCGGAGGCTTTTTGGCAGCGAGCCTAGACTCTCTTACTGCTAGCTAGCTATGAAGTTAAGGCATGGAATTTTTTCTTACTTGCCAGTTTCTGACAGGAAATTCAGCTTTAATTAACATACGttcaaggtaaaaggtaaaggtcccctgtgcaagcaccaggtcattcctgacccatggggtgacgtcacatcccgacgttttctaggcagactttgtttacagggtggtttgccagggccttccccagtcatcttcccttcacccccagcagcaagctgggtactcactttactgaccttggaaggatggaaggctgaatcaaccttgagccggctacctgaaaccaacttccgttggtatcgaactcaggtcgtgagcagagcttggactcaggtcgtgagcaga
Above is a genomic segment from Euleptes europaea isolate rEulEur1 chromosome 17, rEulEur1.hap1, whole genome shotgun sequence containing:
- the TENT4A gene encoding terminal nucleotidyltransferase 4A; protein product: MDPRVAWIQPEQKGPANALWMHIWETAQGRASAGGGPLGRSGGSPPPRDPLGLLRPADGRPPPQRPPHHYHPGRRKRENKASTYGVDYLLGGGPGLGLDPPASPRARHPPPATPRAGAPGTPWKARPYRPGMQGLHEEIMDFYDFMSPRPEEEVMRREVVKRIETVIKDLWPTADVQIFGSFSTGLYLPTSDIDLVVFGKWESPPLQLLEQALRKHNVAEPYSIKVLDKATVPIIKLTDQETEVKVDISFNVETGVKAAQLIKDYMKKYSLLPYLILVLKQFLLQRDLNEVFTGGISSYSLILMAISFLQLHPRIDARRSDENLGMLLIEFFELYGRNFNYLKTGIRIKNGGAYIAKEEILKAMTYGYRPSMLCIEDPLLPGNDVGRSSYGAIQVKQVFDYAYIVLSHAVSPLARSYPNRDSESTLGRIIKVTQEVIDYRAWIKKKWGSKVNLPADLDIQMKKAELLSPSTAAQNRDAESLYSQRLPLSFIGTQQLSSGSSTSSVSSLSGSDIDSDTPPSTTPSVYHLNLQAPSQFTVGLPPTLPVPSGKTQSVPARNLIMATNNQHSGMKFSLKGAHGHNQGSEYNSTSNGIMRQPVSNRGHHQYNRNIWRRKKHRDSLPISLSR